From the genome of Zalophus californianus isolate mZalCal1 chromosome 6, mZalCal1.pri.v2, whole genome shotgun sequence, one region includes:
- the LOC113909318 gene encoding heterogeneous nuclear ribonucleoprotein D-like, whose product MEDMNEYSNIEEFAEGSKINASKNQQDDGKMFIGGLSWVTSKKDLTEYLSRFGEVVDCTIKTDPVTGRSRGFGFVLFKDAASVDKVLELKEHKLDGKLIDPKRAKALKGKEPPKKGFVGGLSPDTSEEQIKEYFGAFGEIENIELPMDTKTNERRGFCFITYTDEEPVKKLLESRYHQIGSGKCEIKVAQPKEVYRQQQQQQKGGRGAAAGGRGGTRGRGRDQGQNWNQGFNNYYDQGYGNYNSAYGGDQNYSGYGGYDYTGYN is encoded by the coding sequence ATGGAGGACATGAACGAGTACAGCAACATAGAGGAATTCGCAGAGGGATCCAAGATCAACGCGAGCAAGAATCAGCAGGATGACGGTAAAATGTTTATTGGAGGCTTGAGCTGGGTTACAAGCAAGAAAGATCTGACTGAATATTTGTCTCGATTTGGGGAAGTTGTAGACTGTACAATAAAAACAGATCCAGTGACTGGAAGATCAAGAGGATTTGGATTTGTGCTTTTCAAAGACGCTGCTAGTGTTGATAAGGTTTTGGAACTGAAAGAACACAAATTGGATGGCAAATTGATAGACCCCAAAAGGGCCAAagctttaaaagggaaagaacccCCCAAAAAGGGTTTTGTGGGTGGATTGAGCCCAGATACttctgaagaacaaattaaagaatattttggagCCTTTGGAGAGATTGAAAATATTGAACTTCCTAtggatacaaaaacaaatgaaagaagaggattttgttttattacatataCAGATGAAGAGCCAGTAAAGAAATTGTTAGAAAGCAGATATCATCAAATTGGTTCTGGGAAGTGTGAAATCAAAGTTGCACAACCCAAAGAGGTATACaggcagcaacagcaacaacaaaaaggaggaagaggtgcTGCAGCTGGTGGACGAGGTGGTACTAGGGGTCGTGGACGAGATCAGGGCCAAAACTGGAACCAAGGATTTAATAACTATTATGATCAAGGATATGGAAATTACAATAGTGCCTATGGTGGTGATCAAAACTATAGTGGCTATGGCGGCTATGATTATACTGGGTATAACTAG